ACCGCTACCGCGACGATCCCGAAGCGCTCGAGGCCGCGGTTGAGGAGGCGTGGGCTCCGTTCTCCCACGTGACGGGTGAGGAGGTGACCGACGTCGAAGGCGACCTCGAGGGTGACGACGTCGTCGTCACGTACGCCGTCGCGGACGTGGCGCGGCCGGGAGTCGGCGACACCTGGCTCGTCGACTACTTCTACGCGGGCGGGACGGCGACGCGCTACCACGTCGGCGGGGAGCGGGTCACGATCCACCCACCGGACGGACACGTGGTGACGAACCGGCCGCCGGACGGCCACCTCGCGGACGGTGCGGTGGCGTGGGACGGCGGCGATCCGGGACCACTGGCGAGCGACTTCGACTCCAAAACCGTGGTGACGTACGGACCCGACGACGACGTCGCCACGACGGCCGCCTCCTACGCGACGATCGCCGCGGCGATCGGTCCCCTGGCCGTCAGACACGGCGTGCTCGCCGGCGTCATCCCGGCGCTCGTCGTCTCGGGGGGCGCGCTGGCGGCGACGCGACTCGAGCGCAGCGCCGGCAAACTCCGACGGCTCCACGCTCGCGTTTGCGGACGCGACGTGGACGAACTCGGGCGGAGGATCGTCCTCGTTGGCATCGCCGGCGTGCTCGTGGCGCCGCTGGTCGGGTACGCGCTCGCGGGGCAGCCGATCACGCTGGATTCGGTCGCGTTGGCGGCGGGCGCGGCGGGATACGCCGTCCTCGGTGCGATCGTGCGTCAGCTCGAGGGCGACGTCCGGACCGGGTCGCTTCTCGCCGTCGCCGTGGCCGTCGCGCTGGGCAGCGGCACGGTGAGCTGGCTGGTTCTCAGTCCCGCCGGCGCCGTCGTCGTGGCGTCGTTCGTTCTCTCGGCCGCGGCGTTTCTCCCGTTCGGCCACGCGATGGCGCGTGGTCGGGGCGCCGCCCTCGCGTTCGGTCCGGTCGTGGCCGGTCCGTTCGCGGCGGCGGTCGCGATCGCCCCGGTGTACGTGTTCGGGCTGAGCCCGCTCGTCTACGGCCTCTTTCTGGCTCCGACGGCGGTGCTCGTCGTTGCCGCTGGCTACCCGCTCTCGGTCGTCGGTCGAGCGCTGGCGGTGGAAAACGAGGCTGGGATGACCGGCTAGTTACTCGTGGAGTGGCCGCTCGGCCATCTCGTTTCGAAGCTCGCCGACGTGCGTCCGGGAGACGCCCTGCTCGAACTGCTGGAGGAGGGCGAACACCTCCGCGCGTGAGATCTTGACGTTGCCCTCCGTCAGGACGTCCTCCGGTCGTTCACGGAGCTCGCGGAGGGTGCCGACCGCGAGCAGGTAGGGGATTGCCCAGGCCGAGAGCGTGTTGCCGCGGTGTTCGGGGAGCACCTCGAGGTAGTGCTGGGCGTCGTCGAGGTAGCCTTCGGCACGACCTGTCACCCGGCGGATGACGTTCGTCACACCGTGGTGGTTCTCCTCGCAGGTGACGGCCTCGACGTCGACGTTCTCTTCTTCGAGCCACTCGGCGGGGAGATAGACGTTGTTCTCCTCGTGATAGTCACGCTCGACGTCCTTGGCGATGTTGACGAGCTGGAGGAGCAGGGCGAACGACCGGGCGTTGTTCCGGAGCTCCTCGGCGCGATCGGGCGACGCGCCGCGGGAGACCAGTCCCGTGATGAGCGTGCCGACGGTGCCCGCCGCGTACCAGCAGTACTCCTCGAGTTCCTCGAGCGTCTGAAGGCGGAGGCCACCTTCGTCCGCGTAGCGGGCGGTGAACATCGCCATCCCGTCGACGAGTTCCCGGACGGGCTCGCGCATGATCTCGCGGGGCTCACCCTCGAGCGATTCGAACGTTCGGAGCACTCGCGGAGTTCGGGCGACGACCTCCCAGTCGGTGTTCGGCTCCTCGGGGATCCACGGCTCGACGTCGGCCATGAACGCCTCGACCGTGGTCGGGTCGTCGGGATCGAGCAGCTGGTCGTACGTCGAGAGGAGATCCGTCTGCACCCCCGGGGGGATGTGTCCTGCGTCCTCGATCGTGTCGGCGATTCGACAGAGGAGGTAGCCGAGGCAGATGTGTCTCGCCATCGGCTCCTCGAGCCGGTCGATCGTGATCGAAAACGTCCGTGAAACACCGTGTACCGCCTCGTAACACCACTCCAGGTCGGCTTCAGTTGTCCGTTCGGGCTGGCCCGTTGTCATCTACTTGCGACCCTTTCGAGCGCATCCCGGAAAAACACCCCGGTCCCGGCGGAATACTTTCGATCCCGCCCGCGAACGCGAACGCCGATGAAGACAACAATAAAGAACTGACCACGCGATAGCTCTCGCATGGACTTTACGCTCTCCCCCGAACAGGAGCAGATCAGGGACATGGTTGCCGAGTTCGTCGACGAGGAGATCGTCCCCGTTGCGAGTGAGATCGACCACGACGACGAGTTCCCCCACGACCTCGTCGCCGAGATGGGCGAACTTGGCCTGATGGGCATGCCCTTCCCCGAGGAGTACGGCGGGGCCGGCCTCGATTATCACTCCTACGCGATCGGCCTCGAGGAGATTTCCCGTGGCTCGGGCGGCATTGGGACGATCGTCGCTGCACACATCTCGCTGGCGGGCAACATGCTCTACGAGTTCGGCGACGAAGCCCAGAAAGAGCAGTATCTGACGCCGCTGGCCGAGGGAATCGACGTCGGCGCGTTCGCGCTCTCGGAGGCCGGCGCGGGAAGTGACGTCCCGGCGATGGACACGACAGCCGAACGCGACGGCGACGAGTACGTCCTCAACGGCGGCAAGCTCTGGATCTCGAACGGCTCGGTCGCCGACACGGTCACCGTCTTCGCGAAGACCGACCCCGATGCAGGCAACAAGGGCATCTCCTCGTTTATCGTCCGCCCCGACGAGGACGACGGCTTCTACGTCGAGGGCACGGAGGAGAAACTCGGCGACAAGGGCTGTCCCAC
This portion of the Natronobeatus ordinarius genome encodes:
- a CDS encoding phytoene/squalene synthase family protein, with amino-acid sequence MTTGQPERTTEADLEWCYEAVHGVSRTFSITIDRLEEPMARHICLGYLLCRIADTIEDAGHIPPGVQTDLLSTYDQLLDPDDPTTVEAFMADVEPWIPEEPNTDWEVVARTPRVLRTFESLEGEPREIMREPVRELVDGMAMFTARYADEGGLRLQTLEELEEYCWYAAGTVGTLITGLVSRGASPDRAEELRNNARSFALLLQLVNIAKDVERDYHEENNVYLPAEWLEEENVDVEAVTCEENHHGVTNVIRRVTGRAEGYLDDAQHYLEVLPEHRGNTLSAWAIPYLLAVGTLRELRERPEDVLTEGNVKISRAEVFALLQQFEQGVSRTHVGELRNEMAERPLHE
- a CDS encoding acyl-CoA dehydrogenase: MDFTLSPEQEQIRDMVAEFVDEEIVPVASEIDHDDEFPHDLVAEMGELGLMGMPFPEEYGGAGLDYHSYAIGLEEISRGSGGIGTIVAAHISLAGNMLYEFGDEAQKEQYLTPLAEGIDVGAFALSEAGAGSDVPAMDTTAERDGDEYVLNGGKLWISNGSVADTVTVFAKTDPDAGNKGISSFIVRPDEDDGFYVEGTEEKLGDKGCPTAELRFDDLRLSEDRLLGEEGDGFVQALKTLNGGRITIAARSIGIARAAFEEARDYASEREQFGQPIGEFQSIKHKLADMDTKIQAAKLLMHKAADNKIRGEDYIKEAAQAKLYASEVSREVANEGIQIHGGYGYTKDFPAERFYRDAKLNEIYEGTSEVLRNTIGDQLLR